One Serpentinicella alkaliphila DNA segment encodes these proteins:
- a CDS encoding HD domain-containing protein, whose protein sequence is MTIDELQSNIKFIVEIDKLKSVYRQTLLTDKSRYEGDAEHSWHLATMAFLLKDFANDPNVDILKVIKMVLIHDIVEIDAGDTYCYDVIGNKDKRVREEKAAKRIFNILPEKQAKEMLDLWEEFEEMQTSEAKFAASLDRLQPMLNNYYTEGISWNKHGIKVSKVIERNKHIKEGSPLLWDFALKLINDAVEKGYLQRD, encoded by the coding sequence TTGACAATAGATGAGTTGCAAAGCAATATTAAATTTATAGTAGAGATAGATAAATTAAAAAGTGTATATAGGCAGACTCTTTTGACTGACAAATCTAGATATGAAGGGGATGCGGAGCATTCGTGGCATTTAGCTACTATGGCTTTTTTACTTAAAGATTTTGCTAATGATCCTAATGTTGATATTTTAAAGGTTATAAAGATGGTACTAATACATGATATTGTCGAAATTGATGCGGGAGATACATATTGTTATGATGTGATTGGTAATAAGGATAAAAGGGTAAGAGAGGAAAAAGCAGCGAAACGCATATTTAATATATTGCCAGAAAAACAAGCTAAGGAAATGCTAGATTTATGGGAAGAGTTTGAAGAAATGCAAACATCTGAAGCTAAATTTGCAGCGTCTTTGGATAGGCTACAGCCTATGCTAAATAACTACTATACAGAAGGAATTTCATGGAATAAGCATGGGATTAAAGTCAGTAAGGTTATAGAGAGAAATAAACATATAAAAGAAGGTTCTCCATTGTTATGGGACTTTGCTTTGAAATTAATAAATGATGCCGTGGAAAAAGGTTATCTACAGCGGGATTAG
- a CDS encoding DUF4153 domain-containing protein: protein MKNKISMLFKSLIIKLSMSLKRFPEALVFATATVFTLIALNHTNYSNHESFRRIAMVFALGIPSSLSMKVYIERVNGILSKRIIFLAGIVGALGLYYKFLLSEFNLVTGTRYIGTTLALYLLFTVIPYYNRKKHYELYLVNLLTRLFITYLYGVILFLGLAFTLFTINTLFNLNLSYELYFDIWLIVVGIFAPAYFLADIPNYEEDQIYDDYSKILRALLLYIVMPIIVIYTSILYVYFLKILVQRQWPEGLVSHLVLWYSIVSAAVIILVYPLRNSNRWVNTFVSYFPKTIIPILLMMFISISIRINAYGITENRYYVFVTGIWIAGTMIYFAFRNKTRNVYIVMALIVVSIISVYGPISSYSISKISQNNRFEKLLSKYDMISQGQITQGSSEISQEDKQQISSIVIYFNSMHRLKDMRVIPDSYEIKDIEDALGFQITYHWGGPYDQREYFRYHMKEEGRIINVSDYNYFIEIPSYRVVNMEMLEENMFVSYNNENRIFKLRKGNVDVYTKALDDIAKNFAIIAGDKYELDSNEMMFEDKLNNITVKYLINNVSGYRDKSSNTITIDYIDFKVLIKIDNN from the coding sequence ATGAAGAATAAAATAAGTATGCTTTTTAAATCTTTAATAATAAAATTATCAATGAGTTTAAAACGTTTTCCTGAAGCCTTGGTTTTTGCAACAGCGACAGTATTTACATTGATAGCCTTAAATCATACAAACTATTCTAATCATGAGTCTTTTAGACGTATAGCTATGGTTTTTGCCCTAGGAATACCATCTTCCTTAAGTATGAAGGTATACATAGAGAGGGTGAATGGTATCCTTAGTAAAAGAATTATATTTTTAGCAGGCATTGTTGGGGCTTTAGGGCTATATTATAAATTTTTACTTTCTGAATTTAATTTAGTTACTGGTACAAGGTATATAGGAACAACCTTAGCTTTATATTTATTATTTACTGTAATACCTTATTATAATAGAAAAAAACACTATGAGCTCTATTTAGTAAATTTACTTACTAGATTATTTATTACCTATTTATACGGTGTCATACTTTTTTTAGGCCTTGCGTTTACTTTATTCACAATAAATACGTTATTTAATCTTAATTTATCGTATGAATTATATTTTGATATATGGCTTATAGTCGTTGGTATATTTGCACCTGCATACTTTTTGGCTGATATTCCTAATTATGAAGAAGACCAAATATATGATGATTATTCAAAAATATTAAGGGCCTTACTATTATACATTGTTATGCCTATAATAGTTATTTACACTTCTATCTTGTATGTATATTTCTTAAAGATATTAGTTCAAAGACAGTGGCCTGAGGGGCTAGTATCACATCTTGTATTATGGTATTCGATTGTTAGTGCAGCGGTTATTATATTGGTTTATCCATTAAGAAATTCAAATAGATGGGTGAATACATTTGTATCATATTTTCCAAAGACCATAATACCAATACTACTTATGATGTTTATATCTATTAGTATTCGTATTAATGCATATGGAATTACAGAGAACAGATATTATGTTTTTGTTACGGGCATTTGGATAGCTGGTACTATGATTTATTTTGCTTTTAGAAATAAAACAAGAAATGTGTATATAGTTATGGCGTTAATTGTAGTCTCTATCATATCAGTATATGGCCCTATAAGTAGCTATTCTATTTCAAAGATTAGTCAGAATAATAGGTTTGAGAAATTACTGAGTAAATATGATATGATTAGTCAAGGTCAAATTACTCAGGGATCTTCAGAAATATCACAAGAGGATAAACAACAAATAAGCTCAATTGTTATATATTTTAATAGTATGCATAGACTCAAAGATATGAGGGTAATACCAGATAGTTATGAAATCAAGGATATTGAAGATGCATTAGGTTTTCAGATAACATATCATTGGGGTGGACCATACGATCAAAGGGAATATTTTAGATATCATATGAAGGAAGAAGGAAGAATTATTAATGTTTCGGACTATAACTATTTTATAGAAATACCATCATATAGGGTAGTTAATATGGAAATGCTAGAGGAAAATATGTTTGTTTCATATAACAATGAAAATAGAATTTTTAAACTAAGAAAGGGTAATGTAGACGTATATACTAAGGCCTTAGATGATATAGCTAAAAACTTTGCAATTATAGCAGGAGATAAGTATGAGTTAGATAGTAATGAAATGATGTTCGAAGATAAGCTTAATAATATCACTGTGAAGTATTTAATTAATAATGTAAGTGGTTACAGAGATAAGTCATCTAATACTATTACGATTGATTATATTGACTTCAAGGTTTTAATTAAAATAGATAATAATTAG
- a CDS encoding alpha/beta fold hydrolase, with amino-acid sequence MVDMKSLIDISKVNINGVPCIHIKPSFEEGDLSTVFLYHGWSSNKENFKFIATVLAYHGYRVIVPDAVDHGERGLLDYEKIEAFRDNFWRVVFETVEESKGLIDKAIKHFGVHENRIAVIGSSMGGFISSGIFSNNSNIKCIINMNGACAWENAEYCFRKLHNIEFTTEEQMKYIKENDPIKNKDKFYPRGILLLHGDSDTQVSIETQRYFYKEVRNSYGSSNNIQLIESPGLDHYKTVKMLEDSICWLQKFL; translated from the coding sequence ATGGTGGACATGAAATCTTTAATTGACATTTCGAAAGTAAATATAAATGGTGTACCTTGTATACATATTAAACCTAGTTTTGAAGAAGGGGATCTATCAACGGTTTTTTTATATCACGGTTGGTCATCAAACAAAGAAAATTTTAAATTTATAGCAACTGTTTTAGCATACCATGGATACAGGGTTATAGTACCCGATGCTGTAGATCATGGGGAAAGAGGCTTATTAGATTATGAAAAGATTGAAGCTTTTAGAGATAACTTTTGGAGAGTTGTTTTTGAAACAGTAGAAGAATCTAAAGGTCTAATTGATAAGGCAATTAAACACTTTGGGGTTCATGAGAATAGAATTGCGGTTATTGGGAGCTCTATGGGTGGATTTATAAGTAGTGGAATATTTTCAAATAATAGCAATATTAAGTGTATTATTAATATGAATGGCGCATGTGCTTGGGAGAATGCAGAGTATTGTTTTAGAAAGCTACATAATATTGAATTTACAACTGAAGAGCAGATGAAGTATATTAAGGAAAATGATCCGATAAAAAATAAGGATAAGTTTTATCCAAGAGGAATATTACTTTTACATGGGGACAGTGACACTCAAGTTTCTATAGAAACCCAAAGATATTTTTACAAGGAAGTTAGAAATAGCTATGGAAGTAGCAATAATATCCAATTAATAGAATCACCTGGCTTAGACCACTATAAAACTGTTAAAATGTTAGAGGATAGTATTTGTTGGCTTCAGAAATTTCTATAG